A DNA window from Molothrus ater isolate BHLD 08-10-18 breed brown headed cowbird chromosome 2, BPBGC_Mater_1.1, whole genome shotgun sequence contains the following coding sequences:
- the SKA3 gene encoding spindle and kinetochore-associated protein 3: MDVTGGFFGKLRDLALTVERELKQLERAMRREDADYEDESPLTVLHDLYGEIKTQKEDISASLGKICSEKKAVNEFMKASEILMQRNAADLGKIRELFQKYGYKPHVKDSTEEEDEANSESAMSAQNKSDEEKANAVPQFSASAEKAALPKDPLRNPQLSDFGLSQYAFSRPWSALKAQHTSSARRLKAKSETPLRLRTPQALPKTPKCKLKMDDYECATPKLEHFGISEHTMCMNEDYTMSLIQKTSQAIKKFVKRGDDNGGDLPEMTIKEIMVTPSSKSSKRAENAAADWMASPMVFVFCTPDVKDSSKTNNTVLSRSPETKELPLPSHAATPQCPDFQTRWLKAEAKQQVTPGGKLESVTKNDAKDAPYNEERIPFAASSDGYLKHTGDPSPPKLEHYDHLLNTPPPPEITRIPDNVLKMLSQYNHKVDSSKAKEMETKAGNTTRYESGSTDYSNKENRGYRGVFKTNI, from the exons ATGGACGTAACCGGGGGCTTCTTCGGCAAGCTGCGGGATCTGGCCCTCACGGTGGAGAGGGAGTTGAAGCAGCTGGAGCGGGCCATGCGCCGGGAGGACGCCG ACTATGAAGATGAATCTCCGCTCACAGTCTTACATGACCTCTATGGCGAAATCAAGACTCAGAAG GAAGATATTAGTGCCAGTCTTGGTAAgatttgctctgaaaaaaaagcagttaatGAATTTATGAAGGCAAGTGAAATCTTGATgcaaagaaatgcagcagatCTTGGAAAAATAAGAGAGCTGTTCCAGAAATATGGCTACAAACCACATGTCAAAGACTCTACAG aagaggaggatgaagcTAACAGTGAATCGGCAATGTCTGCCCAGAATAAATctgatgaagaaaaagcaaatgctgtgcctcagttctctgcttctgcagagAAGGCGGCGTTGCCCAAAGACCCGCTGCGCAACCCGCAGCTCTCTGACTTTGGTCTCTCGCAGTACGCCTTCTCCCGGCCCTGGAGCGCGCTGAAAGCGCAGCACACCTCGAGTGCGCGTCGGCTAAAGGCCAAGAGTGAGACTCCACTGAGACTGCGGACACCGCAGGCTTTGCCCAAAACACCGAAATGTAAGCTGAAGATGGATGACTACGAGTGTGCGACACCGAAACTTGAGCACTTTGGCATTAGTGAACACACCATGTGCATGAATGAAGATTATACCATGTCACTTATTCAGAAAACTTCTCAGGCTATCAAAAA GTTTGTTAAAAGAGGAGATGATAATGGAGGGGATTTGCCAGAAATGACCATCAAGGAAATCATGGTTACTCCTTCATCAAAATCAAGTAAGAGAGCTGAGAATG CAGCAGCTGACTGGATGGCTTCTCCTATGGTATTTGTGTTCTGTACTCCTGATGTGAAGGACTCTTCCAAAACAAATAATACAGTATTATCAAGGTCACCAGAGACAAAGGAACTGCCTCTTCCCAGTCATGCAGCAACACCACAGTGTCCAGATTTTCAAACAAGATGGCTAAAAGCAGAAGCTAAG CAGCAGGTAACACCAGGGGGAAAGCTTGAGTCAGTGACAAAGAATGATGCAAAAGATGCACCATACAATGAAGAAAGAATTCCTTTTGCTGCAAGCTCTGATGGGTATCTTAAACATACTGGGGACCCTTCCCCGCCCAAACTGGAACACTATGACCATTTACTCAATACTCCTCCACCTCCAGAAATAACAAGGATACCAGATAATGTTCTAAAG ATGCTTTCCCAATATAATCATAAGGTAGACTCTTCTAAAGCCAAGGAAATGGAGACCAAGGCAGGAAATACTACAAGATATGAAAGTGGTTCCACTGATTACAGCAACAAAGAGAACAG AGGATATCGTGGAGTTTTCAAGACAAACATCTGA
- the MRPL57 gene encoding ribosomal protein 63, mitochondrial: protein MFLTTVLLRKRIPGKQWIGKYRRPRQVTISMKQAMIRRLEIEAENEYWLSQPYLTQEQEYKHNTEERRAKWEAFKSLKQAKFPEHRYISDHLNHLNVTKKWTC, encoded by the coding sequence ATGTTTTTAACAACAGTATTACTGCGGAAGAGAATTCCTGGAAAACAATGGATTGGGAAGTACAGGCGACCAAGACAGGTTACCATTTCCATGAAGCAAGCAATGATCCGAAGGTTGGAAATTGAAGCAGAGAACGAGTATTGGCTCAGCCAACCTTACCTGACACAGGAACAGGAATACAAACACAACACGGAAGAGAGACGTGCCAAGTGGGAAGCTTTCAAAAGCCTGAAACAAGCCAAGTTTCCTGAGCACAGATACATCAGCGATCATTTGAACCACTTAAACGTGACAAAGAAGTGGACATGTTGA
- the SAP18 gene encoding histone deacetylase complex subunit SAP18, translated as MGGARGDIRERRGKMAVESRVTQEEIKKEPEKPIDREKTCPLLLRVFTTNNGRHHRMDEFSRGNVPSSELQIYTWMDATLKELTSLVKEVYPEARKKGTHFNFAIVFTDLKRPGYRVKEIGSTMSGRKGTDDSMTLQSQKFQIGDYLDIAITPPNRAPPPSSRMRPY; from the exons ATGGGCGGTGCGCGTGGCGACATCCGGGAGCGGCGCGGCAAGATGGCGGTGGAGTCGCGGGTGACGCAGGAGGAGATCAAGAAGGAGCCGGAGAAGCCGATCGACCGCGAGAAG ACGTGCCCGCTACTGCTGCGCGTCTTCACCACCAACAATGGGCGGCACCACCGCATGGACGAGTTCTCCCGCGGCAACGTGCCCTCCAGCGAGCTGCAGATCTACACCTG GATGGATGCAACTCTGAAAGAGCTGACCAGCTTGGTGAAAGAAGTTTACCCAGAAGCACGGAAGAAGGGCACACATTTCAACTTTGCAATTGTTTTTACAGATCTCAAGAGGCCTGGCTATAG GGTGAAGGAGATCGGCAGCACCATGTCGGGCAGGAAGGGCACAGATGATTCCATGACATTGCAGTCTCAGAAATTCCAGATAGGAGACTACTTGGATATAGCAATTACTCCTCCGAATCGTGCACCACCCCCATCAAGCCGCATGAGACCTTACTAA